The genomic region GAACGTGTAGTGATTTTGACAGGATCTTACCAggccaataaaggttttgggaTTGGAACTGGACCAACAAAAACGGGAGAATCCACGTTCCCTTTGTCAGAGAGAGGCGCTTGGGCTCTTTAAAAGAGACCATCATTTAATCGTTTAAGGTTCTTTTAAGTATCTACCCTGGATGCTTACAGTTGGCGAGAGTGGCTCCCAAAGCGCAACAAAAGGCAAAGAGCATTGAAGAATGAAATTATTTCGCTAAAAGACCCCTCCAACCGAGCCACGCCTGGGGCCCTGCCGGAGAAGATGCGCCCTcgcctttctgctttctctctcgaggtggggcgagggggggggggtctcttcttCCTTGCCTTACAAGGCTTCTTGTGGAGCGCCCCCTCCTCTCCGGGGCTGGCGGGGGGCGGAGCTCCCCAGGCCGGGCTTTTGGGACCCGCCTGGCCCTGCCCCTTTTTCCCTACCTCCGGGTTGGAGCCCTGCGCCTCGGCACAGAGGCGGGCGGCGGGGAGCTTGGCTGTGCCGCCTTCCCGGgccagccgccgccgcctcctctttTGCGCGCCCGCTGGAGAAAGAAAGGCCGCTTTGCCGCTCCCGTGCGCGCCCGAGACGGCAGGTGAGGGGGCACCGGGGGGCGTGCAGAgtgggcaccgggggggggggccgtgCAGGGCGGGCCCCGATCccgggaagccagggagggggaaaggagacgGGGCTcgcctctcctcccttcctcccaggcGCCGGCTTCATTGCGCCTGGGAAGATGGGGACAGGCGGGCGCAAAGTTCCCACCAAGTCCGGCATAGCAGGCTGGCAGCGCGCGTGGGCATCGGAGCGGGCAAGGGATCCCTCGCTTTCGGGGGTCTCCCCCTCGCTTCACCCCCCACGGAGAAGGCGCCCGACGCTGGGTGCTCTTCCCGAGCGCTTCTAACAATGCGCTTTCCCTTCAAGC from Sphaerodactylus townsendi isolate TG3544 linkage group LG01, MPM_Stown_v2.3, whole genome shotgun sequence harbors:
- the LOC125434383 gene encoding caskin-1-like, which encodes MPDLVGTLRPPVPIFPGAMKPAPGRKGGEASPVSFPPPWLPGIGARPARPPPPVPTLHAPRCPLTCRLGRARERQSGLSFSSGRAKEEAAAAGPGRRHSQAPRRPPLCRGAGLQPGDLKMPATDAGGTSGENATGRWPCSPETSQHPSDSSRESLRQ